One stretch of Paramormyrops kingsleyae isolate MSU_618 chromosome 4, PKINGS_0.4, whole genome shotgun sequence DNA includes these proteins:
- the LOC111857635 gene encoding tripartite motif-containing protein 16-like isoform X2, with protein MAEASVTVDQNQFTCAICLDLLKDPVAVPCGHSYCMSCIKSCWDQEDHAGVYSCPQCRETFTPRPVLGRNTMLAEVVEKLKKTGQQVTAAADHYTGPGDVECDFCTGRKRKAAKSCLVCLASYCETHLQPHYESPAFKKHKLTDATGHLQDKVCSHHDKPLEIYCRTDQQCICHLCTMYEHRGHDTVSAAAEREEIQKKMGETQKEFQQRIQMKQKDLQVLREAVNSITRRRSEVTKLIRDQEKAAVSQVKGHMERLKQEIDELKRRHSELEQLSHTEDHIHLIQSCQGLPVAQEAGIGPRISVYPRCSFENMRKVVSELKDQLENVCEKKTAQLHRTVTKDTILSVLVPRTRPEFLQYSCQLTLDPNTANKHLQLSKGNRVVTWKEETQSYPDHWERFVTCHQVLCTEGLTGCCYWEVKWSGGWVGIAVTYKGIDRERGGEGSRLGYNDKSWCLYCSGSSYSFRHNTVQTAVSGPPSPRIGVYLDHGAGTLSFYSVSDTVTLLHRVQTTFTEPLYPGFFLWNSAARLY; from the exons atggcagaagccagtGTCACAGTGGATCAGAACCAATTCACCTGCGCAATCTGtctggatctactgaaggatccagtggctgttccctgtggacacagttactgtatgagctgcattaagagctgctgggatcaggaggatcatgctggagtttacagctgcccccagtgcagagagaccttcacacccagacctgttctgggcagaaacaccatgctggctgaagtggtggagaaactgaaAAAGACTGGACAACAAGTgactgctgctgctgaccattatactggacctggagatgtggaatgtgatttctgtactgggagaaaacgCAAAGCTGCCAAatcctgcctggtgtgtctggcctcttactgtgaaactcacctccagcctcactatgagtctccagcttttaagaagcacaagctgactgatgccactggacatctgcaggacaaggtctgttcccaccatgacaaacccctggagatctactgccgtaccgaccagcagtgtatctgtcATCTCTGTACGATGTATGAACACAGAGGTCATGATACAGTCTCCGCTGCTGCAGAAAGGGAGGAGATACAG AAAAAAATGGGTGAAACACAGAAGGAATTTCAGCAAAGAATTCAGATGAAACAAAAGGACCTGCAAgtgctgagagaggctgtgaaCTCAATAaca AGAAGACGCTCTGAGGTGACAAAGttgatcagagatcaggagaaggctgcagtAAGTCAGGTTAAAGGACacatggagagactgaagcaggagattgatgaactgaagaggagacactctgagctggagcagctttcacacacagaggatcacatccatttaattcag agTTGCCAGGGTCTTCCGGTTGCCCAAGAAGCTGGAATTGGACCCAGAATCTCTGTCTATCCACGTTGTTCTTTTGAGAACATGAGGAAGGTGGTTTCTGAACTGAaggatcaactggagaatgtttgtGAAAAGAAAACAGCACAGTTGCATCGTAcag ttaccaaagacaccatcctatcggtattagtgcccaggaccagaccagaattcttacaat ATTCCTGTCAGCTCActctggaccccaacacagcaaacaaacaCCTCCAACTGTCTAAGGGGAACAGAGTGGTGACATGGAAGGAAGAGACACAGTCATATCCTGATCACTGGGAGCGATTTGTCACATGCCACCAAGTGCTgtgtacagagggtctgactggGTGCTGCTACTGGGAGGTTAAGTGGAGCGGGGGATGGGTTGGTATAGCCGTCACATATAAAGGGATTGACAGGGAAAGAGGAGGTGAGGGCAGTAGGCTtggatacaatgacaagtccTGGTGTTTGTACTGCTCAGGTTCCAGTTACTCATTCCGGCATAATACTGTGCAAACAGCGGTATctggccccccctcccccaggataGGAGTGTACCTGGATCACGGGGCAggaactctgtccttctacagcgTCTCTGACACAGTGACCCTCCTGCACAGGGTCCAGACCACGTTCACTGAACCACTCTATCCTGGGTTTTTTCTCTGGAACAGTGCAGCCAGACTGTACTGA
- the LOC111857635 gene encoding tripartite motif-containing protein 16-like isoform X1, which translates to MAEASVTVDQNQFTCAICLDLLKDPVAVPCGHSYCMSCIKSCWDQEDHAGVYSCPQCRETFTPRPVLGRNTMLAEVVEKLKKTGQQVTAAADHYTGPGDVECDFCTGRKRKAAKSCLVCLASYCETHLQPHYESPAFKKHKLTDATGHLQDKVCSHHDKPLEIYCRTDQQCICHLCTMYEHRGHDTVSAAAEREEIQKKMGETQKEFQQRIQMKQKDLQVLREAVNSITRSVHSAVVDNEKIFSEMICSIQRRRSEVTKLIRDQEKAAVSQVKGHMERLKQEIDELKRRHSELEQLSHTEDHIHLIQSCQGLPVAQEAGIGPRISVYPRCSFENMRKVVSELKDQLENVCEKKTAQLHRTVTKDTILSVLVPRTRPEFLQYSCQLTLDPNTANKHLQLSKGNRVVTWKEETQSYPDHWERFVTCHQVLCTEGLTGCCYWEVKWSGGWVGIAVTYKGIDRERGGEGSRLGYNDKSWCLYCSGSSYSFRHNTVQTAVSGPPSPRIGVYLDHGAGTLSFYSVSDTVTLLHRVQTTFTEPLYPGFFLWNSAARLY; encoded by the exons atggcagaagccagtGTCACAGTGGATCAGAACCAATTCACCTGCGCAATCTGtctggatctactgaaggatccagtggctgttccctgtggacacagttactgtatgagctgcattaagagctgctgggatcaggaggatcatgctggagtttacagctgcccccagtgcagagagaccttcacacccagacctgttctgggcagaaacaccatgctggctgaagtggtggagaaactgaaAAAGACTGGACAACAAGTgactgctgctgctgaccattatactggacctggagatgtggaatgtgatttctgtactgggagaaaacgCAAAGCTGCCAAatcctgcctggtgtgtctggcctcttactgtgaaactcacctccagcctcactatgagtctccagcttttaagaagcacaagctgactgatgccactggacatctgcaggacaaggtctgttcccaccatgacaaacccctggagatctactgccgtaccgaccagcagtgtatctgtcATCTCTGTACGATGTATGAACACAGAGGTCATGATACAGTCTCCGCTGCTGCAGAAAGGGAGGAGATACAG AAAAAAATGGGTGAAACACAGAAGGAATTTCAGCAAAGAATTCAGATGAAACAAAAGGACCTGCAAgtgctgagagaggctgtgaaCTCAATAaca AGGTCAGTACATTCAGCTGTGGTAGACAACGAGAAGATCTTCAGTGAGATGATCTGCTCCATCCAGAGAAGACGCTCTGAGGTGACAAAGttgatcagagatcaggagaaggctgcagtAAGTCAGGTTAAAGGACacatggagagactgaagcaggagattgatgaactgaagaggagacactctgagctggagcagctttcacacacagaggatcacatccatttaattcag agTTGCCAGGGTCTTCCGGTTGCCCAAGAAGCTGGAATTGGACCCAGAATCTCTGTCTATCCACGTTGTTCTTTTGAGAACATGAGGAAGGTGGTTTCTGAACTGAaggatcaactggagaatgtttgtGAAAAGAAAACAGCACAGTTGCATCGTAcag ttaccaaagacaccatcctatcggtattagtgcccaggaccagaccagaattcttacaat ATTCCTGTCAGCTCActctggaccccaacacagcaaacaaacaCCTCCAACTGTCTAAGGGGAACAGAGTGGTGACATGGAAGGAAGAGACACAGTCATATCCTGATCACTGGGAGCGATTTGTCACATGCCACCAAGTGCTgtgtacagagggtctgactggGTGCTGCTACTGGGAGGTTAAGTGGAGCGGGGGATGGGTTGGTATAGCCGTCACATATAAAGGGATTGACAGGGAAAGAGGAGGTGAGGGCAGTAGGCTtggatacaatgacaagtccTGGTGTTTGTACTGCTCAGGTTCCAGTTACTCATTCCGGCATAATACTGTGCAAACAGCGGTATctggccccccctcccccaggataGGAGTGTACCTGGATCACGGGGCAggaactctgtccttctacagcgTCTCTGACACAGTGACCCTCCTGCACAGGGTCCAGACCACGTTCACTGAACCACTCTATCCTGGGTTTTTTCTCTGGAACAGTGCAGCCAGACTGTACTGA